Within Serratia odorifera, the genomic segment ATTCAGCACCGCGGCGTCGCGACTTTTGGCAGACACAATGCGCAGCGGAATGTTTTTCGCACACCAGCTGGCAGGCTTGTTGTTCTTGACGTCGTCGATGAATACTTCGAGTTTTTGGCTGGGGGAATACACCAACCGATAATTTGCCGCGTGAACGGCAGGCATCGCCATCAGGGCGATAACACCGGGCATCCAATATTTCATCGTTAACCTTGCTAACGTGGGCTGTGTTAAGCGACTCAATCGCGCGAAAGGAAACGTTCGGCATCCGCCAGCGAATGCAGCAGCGTGGTTTCTTGCGGCGAGCCAATCCATACGGCGATAGCGCTGTAGTTATCGCTGTTATTATTTTTCTTCCATGCCTGTTGCATCAGAGCGATCCACTCACTTGGCGAATTGACCATGTGCAGCGACTGCTCCAGTTCCGACTGGGTAAAGCTGTGCCAGAAGCCGTCGGTGCACAGCAGGAAAACGTCGCCGTCTTCCAGTTGCAGCACATCGCTGTAGGTGGCGTCACGCTCTTCGCTAAGGCCGAGCGCAAAGTACAGCAGGTTGCTGTTGATGCCGCTGGTTTGATAGCCGGCGTCCTGCATTTGCTGGATCAGGCTGTGATCGGTGGTCACGGCATGCAGATAACCGCGGCGGAACAGGTACAGGCGGCTGTCGCCGGCATGCGCCCAGTAGGCCAACTGATAATCGCGATCGATAAACAGGCTGACCAGCGTGGTGCCCATCTTGCTGAGCTCGTCCGACTGGTTCTGTTGCTGGTGGATGGCGGCGTTGGCCTGCGAGATGTGCTGGCGAATGCTCTGTGCATTCAGGTGCTTTTCACCGTCGAAATTATGCAGAATGGTGTCGCGCGCCAGCTTTGCGGCGATATCGCCACCGGGAAAGCCGGCGATGCCGTCGCACACCACGAAGCAGGCGGCGCGGTTGCCAACCACTTCACCGGTTTGATCCTGATTGGAATCGCGGCCACCTTGATTAGAGGTAGAGGCTATAGTGATATTCATTACGCGTCCGGGTTGAGCCAAAATTGCGCCTATCAAGACAGGCCCTGGGTTTGTGAGTCTTTATATTGATTCACTTCAACGTCATAGGCGTGCAGGAAGGCTTCGCCAAACAGCGTATGGAAGTCATCTTCGATTTCGCCTGCGGTTTGCTGATAATTTTTGACAAAGTAGTCCCACAGCGCGGCCTTGCGGTTGGACGGCAGCGCCAGGCGCGGCGCCGAACCTTCCTTGCGCGCTTCTTCTTCCAGACGGTCCGGATTAAACGACTGCAACATCGCGGCGATGATGGCGCGGATACCGGCAATCATCCCCAACTGGTGAGCCTGCAAATCGATCAACGCGTCGCGCACCGCCTGTTCCGGTGGCATAAAGCCCGGCATCTGGCTGCCGAACATCTGCATCAGCACGGTTTTCCCGGATGGCAGCAGCTTGAACGGGTTATTGGCCTCGTCGAGGATCATGGTCATTTCCGCCTTCACGCCGCGTTTGAGAATTGAGCGCGAGGAGAGCAGGGCAACGGTACCTTGTGAAAACAGGCTCAGCAAACGGCCAACCTGGCGTACCTGTTGCTCGTCGAAATGCGGCTGCGGCTGCAGATCGTCCAGCCCGATGCCCTGCAGCAGCGCGTTCAGCAAAGGCCCTTCCAGCAGATCGCCGTTCGCCGTGCCGGCGTTTTGCGTGCGGGGTGACTGATAGGCCACCGGATCGATTCCCAGACGGTTGCCAGTGCGAGGCCGGTGCTGCGGTGGCTGGCTGAATTCAGGTTCTGCTGCGGCAGGTTGGGCAAATTGCGGCTCTGGCGCAGGCGGCATGCGTGGTTCTTCTTTTGCTGCCACCGGCGGCACTGGCTGCGCAACGGACGGCGGCGGCGTCGGTTCGATCGGCGCAGGCTTCAGCTGCTGCGCTTGCGGTGACGGTTGCGCTTGCCGTGGCGCCGTGGGCGGCTCGGCGTCCATCTGGGTCAGCGGTACGGCTCCGCCCATCAGCAAGCCCAACGGGTCATTGCCGTTCAGTGCGTCCGGCGCGGCGGGCGCCGACGATGCGCCAAACAGTGCCAGTGGGTCGAGTTCTTCGCTCGGCTGTTTGGCGTTTGTTGCGGTTGGTGCCGCACTGGTGACCTTGACCGCCGGTTGCTGCGGCGCCTGTGGGCGATTTTCCGCCAGCAGCGCGCTCGGCGTGGTGTCGGTCAGAATATTGTCACGTTCGAAGGTGCTATCGGTGTTGAACAGCGCGCTGGGATCGGTCTGTTTTTGCTGTAACTGATGCAGATCGACGTTGCCGTCCAATTGGCTCAGTGGATCCGCCGGGTTCAGCTCGGTGCGCGGTTTTTCCAACAGCGGGTTATGACCGACGTGAGCGGGGGGGGCCGGCGCGGGTTGTGCCGTGCCGCCGACCGGCGTGAACTCTTCCACCAGGCTGTCCCAGATTTCGTTGGGGATTGGAGCGGCGCCAGGCTGCGTTTTGGCGGCCGGTGCGGCATCGACCGCGTTGGCGACCACCGGCTGTGCCTGCTGAACCGGCGCTGCCTGCTGGTGCAGGGCACTGACCTGAATCTGATAATCGTCGATACCGAGGATATCGCCGTCTTGCAGTTCCACCTGACGACCACGCTCCAACGGGATATCGTTCAGCAGTACGCGGGTCACGTTGCCACGGTTGGTGATGCGGCATTCGCCATCAGCAGAAATATGCACAATGGCCTGCAAGCGGGAAATGGCGCGCTCTTCATCCGGTAATACCAGATTGTTATCCACGCTACGGCCAATAGTGCCGCCCGGCGGCAGAAAATCGCAGCTGCTTTGTGGCGGCAACTGGCCATTTTTGTTTTGTACAATGGTAAATCGCATAAGGCATTCCTGCTGATTAGGTTTTAAATATTACAATACCCTCACCCCAGCCCTTGGGCAGGAAAGGGCTGGGGTGAGGGGAATTAACGTGGTTAACGCGTAGACTGATGCTGACAAGCAATGAAAATGATTACGCGGACATAAACCATATGTGGTTACGCATATGGCAGTGAAGGGCATCTTTATTATTGTCATCGATATATGAATGCCCCTCTTATTGAGGGGCATAATAGACACAGATTACGCTTCGCGGTTTTCCTTGATATTCCAACCGGCGCTGCTTTCCGCACCTTTACCGCCTTTGTCACTCTGCTCCCAGTATTGCTGTTTGACTTTCGCCGCCTGGAAGGAATAAGTCACGCCAACGGTATCTTCGCCACCGGCACCGGTGTATTGCACCGCGGTAACCAGCACGTCGTCGAGGGTGATCTTCACATATTCAACCTGGGTACCGCCGGCCTTGCAGACGGACAGCTCTACCTTGGTCAGGTGTTTACCGCTGGAACAGTGCTTCAGCAGCGCAGGGGTTGATTTATCGACCAGCGCATTGACATGCAGATCGTTAAAGCAGACTTTACCGGCACCGCCGCCGCCGCCCACGCCCATGTTACCGGGTTGGGAAGCGCCCCAGGAGAAAGAAGTAATGTCGGTCCAGCCTTTGTGGTTTGAATCTTTAGATTCGCCGCTGGCACCTTCGACTTTCAGGAACATATCAATAGCCATAGCTCATTCACTCTTTATTAAGGGTTAACAGTAGTATTAACGTTGCGTTGAAAAATTCAGGTTATAGCAGCAGGAAGTCAAAATGCGGTAATGCACTACCAATCAATATCCTTGTGCCATGCACCTTGTGAAATACCGGGTTTAACGGTATTGATTACCGAGCCATTATTAATCGTGCCAATGGCTCAAGTTTTAATTATTGCGGGTTATCCTGGTTCCAGGAATGATTCGCATCGCCGACGATAACTTCGCGTGACAGGGCGTCCAGCTCGGCGCTGTGATACAGCCGCAGGCAGTTTAACGTAACGCCTTGACTCTGGGTTTTTGCTTCGCTGTGGGACGCATTGTGGTTGGATTTGAATTTATCGATCAGCGCATTGATCTTCGCATCGCCTGATTCGATATCAAAGGGCATCCACTCCCTCATGGCGTTTGCCGTTCTGGCAGCATCAACAGAAAATGTATTGTCCGCTTCGGAAACCTGCGCCAGACAACGTGCCAATGCCAGTTCTTTAACCACCTGGCTGTAAGGCATCTGTTTGATAAATGCCACCGGATCCAAAGCATCTTTGGCCAGCGTTTGTTGCGACATCGCCAACAAGGTTGACACCAGACCGACCGTGAACAACGTCTTCATGGCAACTCCCAAAAATTGGCTCGAGGCGTCGAGTAATTGGTTCCTGGTTGATTAAAATAACAGTGATCGGAACACTGGCTGCCGTTCCAGAACGTGGCGTGTCCACCGGCGTTATCCCAACCCGAAACCTCAAACAAGATCAATCCCTTTTTATTCGCCAACTGGGACACCGGCAATTGAGGATAATTAACCACCAAATCAGGTTTGCCCCAGGTTTTGGTCAAATAGACCACCAGGTCGCGCACGCGGAAAAAGTACCATTTCTTGTCGGCACCGGAGACAGTCAGTTGGCTTATACGGGGAACCGGGTGCCCGGTGTAATTGAGCACATAGCTCATTCTTACCGCACAACTGTTCTCCCAACCCCCTGCGCTGGCGGGTATCTCGAAATTACGTTTTACCGCCCCACCAATGGTGTTTTTAACTTTTACCAAAGCATCGTTCGGGTCGTAAATATTTCTGGCCGCCGTCCAGGCGGCCAGAAAGCGGGGTCTTGCTCCCATACAGCGTCTCCATTTTCTGCTTGCTCAGGCTGCGTTGCCGCAGCCTGATAACGGGGTTATCAAGAGGCGTCGTTCTGTTTCAGCGACGGCAGTTTGGAAACCAGACGCAGCGAAACGGTCAAACCTTCCAGCTGGTAATGCGGACGCAGGAAGAACTTGGCGCTGTAGTAACCCGGGTTGTCCTCGATCTCTTCGACCTGAACCTCTGCGGCTGCCAACGGCTTACGCGATTTGGTTTCCTGTGACGAGTTGGCGGGATCGCCATCGACATAGTTCATGATCCAGTCGTTCAGCCAGCGTTCCATATCGTCACGCTCACGGAAGGAACCGATCTTGTCACGGACGATGCACTTCAGGTAGTGGGCGAAGCGGCAGCAGGCAAACAGATACGGCAGACGCGCGGACAGCTGGGCGTTGGCCGAGGCGTCGGCATCGTAGTATTCCGCCGGTTTCTGCAGCGATTGCGCGCCGATAAAGGCAGCGAAGTCGGAATTTTTACGGTGTACCAGCGGCATAAAGCCGTTTTTGGCCAACTCCGCTTCGCGGCGGTCGCTGATGGCGATTTCGGTTGGGCACTTCATGTCCACGCCGCCGTCGTCACTCGGGAAGGTATGGCATGGCAGGTTTTCCACCGCGCCGCCGGATTCTACACCGCGGATTGCCGTACACCAGCCAAACTCTTTGAACGACCGGTTGATGTTGGCGGCCATCGCGTAAGCGGCATTGGTCCAGGTGTAGTTGCCGTGAGTTGCGCCGTCGGTTTCTTCTTCGAAGTCGAACTCGTCAACCGGGTTGGTGCGGATACCGTAAGGCAAACGCGCCAGGAAACGTGGCATTACCAGGCCAAGATAGCGTGCGTCCTCGGATTCACGCAGGCTGCGCCAGGCGGCGTACTCGGTATTCTGGAAGATTTTGGTCAGATCGCGCGGGTTGGCCAGTTCCTGCCAGGACTCCATCTGCATCACGCTCGGCGCGGTGCCAGCGATGAATGGACAGTGCGACGCGGCACCGATTTTCGCCATTTCACCCAGCAGCTCAACGTCCTGCGGGCTGTGGTCAAAGTAATAGTCGCCCACCAGGCAACCGAACGGTTCGCCGCCGAACTGGCCATACTCTTCTTCGTACACTTTCTTGAAGATCGGGCTCTGGTCCCAGCCCACGCCCTTGTGGCGTTTCAGCGTGCGGCCGAGTTCCTGCTTGGAAATGCTCATAAAGCGGATCTTCAGCATTTCGTCGGTTTCGGAATTGTTCACCAGATAATGCAGGCCGTGCCAGGCGCCTTCCAGCTTCTGGAAGTCTTCGTGGTGAATGATCTGGTTGATCTGCTGCGACATTTTTTCGTCGATTTCGGCGATCAGTGCCTGAATGGTGCGGTAGGCGTCGGAAGACACGGTAACGGTGTTTTCCAGTGCCTGCTGCGCCAGGGTTTTCACCGCATTTTCAACCGCTTCTTTGGCCTGATCGGTCTTTGGACGGAACTCTTTGTTCAGCAGCGCGCTGAATTCGTCGCTGGAGAAGGTTTCGGTGGTCTGCAACGCATTCTGTTGCTGAGGCAGGTTGCTCATCAATCAGTCCTCCTTCTCGGTGTTGTCGTCGGTAGACGCCGGCTTTGGCGCGTTGGTCAGGGACTTCAGCAGCTCGGGGTTTTGCAGGATCTTGGAGATCAGCTCTTCGGCACCGTTCTTGCCGTCCATATAGGACAGCAGGTTGGACAGCTGGGTGCGGGCTTCCAGCAGGTTATCCAGCGAATCCACCTTGCGTGCGATGGCGGCAGGGGAGAAGTCTTCCATGCTTTCAAACGACAGATCGATATTCAGCTTGCCTTCGCCGGTCAGCGTGTTGTCGACCTGGTAGGCGACGCGCGGCTTCAGCGATTTCATGCGTTCGTCGAAGTTGTCGATATCGATGTCGAGGAATTTACGCTCATCAACGCTTGGCAACGGGTCGACCGGTTTACCGACCAGATCCGCCATCACCCCCATCACGAACGGCAGCTGGATTTTGCGTTCTGCACCATAGATTTCGACATCGTATTCAATCTGTACGCGCGGTGCGCGGTTGCGGGCGATGAACTTCTGTCCGCTGCGGGATTTCGAGTTTGCCATGAGTTACTCCATCTGATGATGATTAAGAACGACTTACGTGGGCATAAGCGCGTTCAAATTCTGGCCTGACGCGCATTGCACAGGCGACGAAAATGTGTGAAGAAAACAACGCATTTTAAGGTCAGTTGTTCTCCTCGTTATCCGGGCGACCAAGGATGGTCTCCAGTTGATTGAGACCATCAGGCGCCAGATCGCGGACGATTTGCAGGAAGTCCAGGGCAATCAGCCGCTGTACCCGATCGATCATCAGCGGAGCCGGGTGGCTTGGCTCATGCCGCTGAAAATAGTTTTTCACCTTATCCAGCATCAACTGAGCGTCATCGCGCGACTGGATTTGTGCGCTGCGCCAGTTGAGCGTTAGCGCAGCGCCAGGCGCGGCTGCCGGGCTGACGCTGGCGTCATCGTGGTGGTTGTCTTGCGGTTCTTCTGCCGCCGGCGCTGCGCTATGGCACGCCTGCGCCAGGGTGTTGAACATCTTCATCAGGGCGTTCATTTCCGGCAGAGCGCTTTCGCCCAGATGCCGGGTAACCACCTCGCGGATGGCGTTGAGTTGATGAATGATGTTTTGCACCCATTCCGCTGCCGGCTGCTCCGGCTGCGCCAGCTCATCCTGCAAGCGCGCGCGGCCGCCGGGGAAAGTGGCACATTCCAGCTTGCTGCCATCGAGCAGGGCGCAGGCATCACGCAGGGAAATCTCGCCGGCGGCCCCCTTCAGCAAGGTTGCGTTGCGCACGCAACTGGTCAGCGCTGCCTTGTCGCCAAGGTCGGCCAGCACGTTGATGCGAAACAGCGGATCGGCTTCGCCGTCAAACTCCAATGGCGGCAGCAGCGGCTCCCAGTAGCGTTCCAGCGCCTGATGAGTCAGCGCCAGGCCGTCGGCATAACCTTGCAGGCCGCGCAACTGCGCCCAGGCGTGAGTCAGACGCAACATCACGCGTAAATCCTTGGTCCGCGACAACAGGGCGGTGGCCAAACGTTCAACCTGCATCCAGTCCGGCGCTTCAGCCGGGATAATAGTGCTGCCAAACTGTTGCTCGGCCTTGCCTGCCGAGGCCTGTTCCATCGCCAGAAAATCGGCGTCGTATTCCAGGTTGTCGCCACAAGGACGCTCGGCGTCAACCGGTGCCAGCAGGGTTTCGATAACCATACAGTTTCTCTATAGTAAACTACGTTTAATCAAACATTTGCGGATACTGGCCGCCGCGGCCGGGCCTGGCCCAACCGTTGGGTTCAAACAGCAGCGAAAACAGCTGCACCGTCAGGTTGCCGCTGTGGACGTGG encodes:
- a CDS encoding PP2C family protein-serine/threonine phosphatase translates to MNITIASTSNQGGRDSNQDQTGEVVGNRAACFVVCDGIAGFPGGDIAAKLARDTILHNFDGEKHLNAQSIRQHISQANAAIHQQQNQSDELSKMGTTLVSLFIDRDYQLAYWAHAGDSRLYLFRRGYLHAVTTDHSLIQQMQDAGYQTSGINSNLLYFALGLSEERDATYSDVLQLEDGDVFLLCTDGFWHSFTQSELEQSLHMVNSPSEWIALMQQAWKKNNNSDNYSAIAVWIGSPQETTLLHSLADAERFLSRD
- the tagH gene encoding type VI secretion system-associated FHA domain protein TagH; amino-acid sequence: MRFTIVQNKNGQLPPQSSCDFLPPGGTIGRSVDNNLVLPDEERAISRLQAIVHISADGECRITNRGNVTRVLLNDIPLERGRQVELQDGDILGIDDYQIQVSALHQQAAPVQQAQPVVANAVDAAPAAKTQPGAAPIPNEIWDSLVEEFTPVGGTAQPAPAPPAHVGHNPLLEKPRTELNPADPLSQLDGNVDLHQLQQKQTDPSALFNTDSTFERDNILTDTTPSALLAENRPQAPQQPAVKVTSAAPTATNAKQPSEELDPLALFGASSAPAAPDALNGNDPLGLLMGGAVPLTQMDAEPPTAPRQAQPSPQAQQLKPAPIEPTPPPSVAQPVPPVAAKEEPRMPPAPEPQFAQPAAAEPEFSQPPQHRPRTGNRLGIDPVAYQSPRTQNAGTANGDLLEGPLLNALLQGIGLDDLQPQPHFDEQQVRQVGRLLSLFSQGTVALLSSRSILKRGVKAEMTMILDEANNPFKLLPSGKTVLMQMFGSQMPGFMPPEQAVRDALIDLQAHQLGMIAGIRAIIAAMLQSFNPDRLEEEARKEGSAPRLALPSNRKAALWDYFVKNYQQTAGEIEDDFHTLFGEAFLHAYDVEVNQYKDSQTQGLS
- a CDS encoding Hcp family type VI secretion system effector, whose amino-acid sequence is MAIDMFLKVEGASGESKDSNHKGWTDITSFSWGASQPGNMGVGGGGGAGKVCFNDLHVNALVDKSTPALLKHCSSGKHLTKVELSVCKAGGTQVEYVKITLDDVLVTAVQYTGAGGEDTVGVTYSFQAAKVKQQYWEQSDKGGKGAESSAGWNIKENREA
- a CDS encoding T6SS amidase immunity protein Tai4 family protein, translating into MKTLFTVGLVSTLLAMSQQTLAKDALDPVAFIKQMPYSQVVKELALARCLAQVSEADNTFSVDAARTANAMREWMPFDIESGDAKINALIDKFKSNHNASHSEAKTQSQGVTLNCLRLYHSAELDALSREVIVGDANHSWNQDNPQ
- a CDS encoding type VI secretion system amidase effector protein Tae4, which encodes MGARPRFLAAWTAARNIYDPNDALVKVKNTIGGAVKRNFEIPASAGGWENSCAVRMSYVLNYTGHPVPRISQLTVSGADKKWYFFRVRDLVVYLTKTWGKPDLVVNYPQLPVSQLANKKGLILFEVSGWDNAGGHATFWNGSQCSDHCYFNQPGTNYSTPRANFWELP
- the tssC gene encoding type VI secretion system contractile sheath large subunit gives rise to the protein MSNLPQQQNALQTTETFSSDEFSALLNKEFRPKTDQAKEAVENAVKTLAQQALENTVTVSSDAYRTIQALIAEIDEKMSQQINQIIHHEDFQKLEGAWHGLHYLVNNSETDEMLKIRFMSISKQELGRTLKRHKGVGWDQSPIFKKVYEEEYGQFGGEPFGCLVGDYYFDHSPQDVELLGEMAKIGAASHCPFIAGTAPSVMQMESWQELANPRDLTKIFQNTEYAAWRSLRESEDARYLGLVMPRFLARLPYGIRTNPVDEFDFEEETDGATHGNYTWTNAAYAMAANINRSFKEFGWCTAIRGVESGGAVENLPCHTFPSDDGGVDMKCPTEIAISDRREAELAKNGFMPLVHRKNSDFAAFIGAQSLQKPAEYYDADASANAQLSARLPYLFACCRFAHYLKCIVRDKIGSFRERDDMERWLNDWIMNYVDGDPANSSQETKSRKPLAAAEVQVEEIEDNPGYYSAKFFLRPHYQLEGLTVSLRLVSKLPSLKQNDAS
- the tssB gene encoding type VI secretion system contractile sheath small subunit; the encoded protein is MANSKSRSGQKFIARNRAPRVQIEYDVEIYGAERKIQLPFVMGVMADLVGKPVDPLPSVDERKFLDIDIDNFDERMKSLKPRVAYQVDNTLTGEGKLNIDLSFESMEDFSPAAIARKVDSLDNLLEARTQLSNLLSYMDGKNGAEELISKILQNPELLKSLTNAPKPASTDDNTEKED
- the tssA gene encoding type VI secretion system protein TssA, encoding MVIETLLAPVDAERPCGDNLEYDADFLAMEQASAGKAEQQFGSTIIPAEAPDWMQVERLATALLSRTKDLRVMLRLTHAWAQLRGLQGYADGLALTHQALERYWEPLLPPLEFDGEADPLFRINVLADLGDKAALTSCVRNATLLKGAAGEISLRDACALLDGSKLECATFPGGRARLQDELAQPEQPAAEWVQNIIHQLNAIREVVTRHLGESALPEMNALMKMFNTLAQACHSAAPAAEEPQDNHHDDASVSPAAAPGAALTLNWRSAQIQSRDDAQLMLDKVKNYFQRHEPSHPAPLMIDRVQRLIALDFLQIVRDLAPDGLNQLETILGRPDNEENN